A stretch of the Massilia sp. W12 genome encodes the following:
- the rsmB gene encoding 16S rRNA (cytosine(967)-C(5))-methyltransferase RsmB, with product MQKRPLLTLNKKKTAAPAAARRKPDARPAPGARAAQGPRQAPPAPAPAQETAAPLTPLQRLREGNVQAEYLALPALPQPLPAQESLAFHLFGAAVALARVQAGSALPEALQSAFSLTRAEAPARGAMQDLAHRALRRFGSAQCLLAQMTSKPPGPELLYALATLSLALLLEEPAPYSPFTLVDQAVSLAGAQAEIAHGKNMLNAILRRFLRERDSLLQAQQNDVLARENYPDWWVRDLQAAWGDQAKAIMQAGNCNPPLVLRVNARRMETAAAQDWLAQHGVGAQRCGPYALRLDKPMPAPLIPGFSDGLFSVQDTAAQLAAPLLAAEHGMRVLDACAAPGGKTCHVLELADVHMTALDIDAQRLTRVQENLQRLQLSGAQLRCGDASARTWWDGLPYQRIMADLPCSASGIVRRHPDIRWLRQAEDAQRLARLSARILDNLWHMLAPGGRLLLVTCSLWPQESELQAQAFGARHGDAQRLPAPGQLLPGVAHPAATISDPDGLFYALFEKTAA from the coding sequence ATGCAAAAACGCCCCCTGCTGACTCTGAATAAAAAGAAAACCGCCGCGCCGGCAGCTGCGCGCCGCAAGCCGGATGCGCGCCCGGCCCCGGGCGCGCGTGCAGCGCAGGGGCCGCGCCAGGCGCCGCCCGCGCCGGCCCCGGCGCAGGAAACGGCAGCGCCGCTGACGCCATTGCAACGCCTGCGCGAAGGCAATGTGCAGGCGGAATATCTGGCCTTGCCGGCCCTGCCGCAGCCGCTGCCGGCGCAAGAGTCGCTGGCCTTTCATTTATTCGGCGCCGCTGTCGCCTTGGCGCGGGTGCAGGCCGGCAGCGCCCTGCCGGAAGCCTTGCAGAGCGCGTTCAGCCTGACGCGGGCGGAAGCGCCGGCGCGCGGCGCCATGCAAGATCTGGCGCACCGCGCTTTGCGCCGCTTCGGCAGTGCGCAATGTCTGCTGGCGCAAATGACCAGCAAGCCGCCCGGCCCGGAACTTTTATACGCCCTGGCCACGCTCAGTCTGGCGCTGTTGCTGGAAGAGCCGGCGCCCTACTCCCCTTTCACCCTGGTCGATCAGGCGGTCAGCCTGGCCGGCGCGCAAGCTGAAATTGCGCACGGCAAAAATATGTTGAATGCGATTTTGCGGCGCTTTTTGCGCGAACGCGACAGCCTCTTGCAAGCGCAGCAAAACGATGTGCTGGCGCGTGAAAATTATCCCGATTGGTGGGTGCGTGATTTGCAAGCCGCCTGGGGCGATCAGGCGAAGGCGATTATGCAGGCCGGCAATTGCAATCCGCCGCTGGTGTTGCGCGTCAATGCGCGGCGCATGGAAACGGCGGCGGCGCAAGATTGGCTGGCGCAACATGGCGTCGGCGCGCAACGCTGCGGCCCGTATGCCTTGCGCCTGGATAAGCCGATGCCGGCGCCGCTGATTCCCGGCTTTAGCGACGGTCTGTTTTCGGTGCAGGATACGGCGGCGCAACTGGCCGCCCCGTTGCTGGCGGCCGAACACGGCATGCGCGTGCTGGACGCCTGCGCCGCGCCCGGCGGCAAGACCTGCCATGTCTTAGAGCTGGCCGATGTGCACATGACCGCCTTGGATATTGATGCGCAGCGCTTGACCAGGGTGCAAGAGAATCTGCAGCGTCTGCAGTTGAGCGGGGCGCAATTGCGTTGCGGCGATGCGAGCGCACGCACCTGGTGGGATGGCCTGCCGTATCAGCGCATCATGGCGGATCTGCCCTGCAGCGCCTCCGGCATTGTGCGCCGCCACCCGGATATCCGCTGGCTGCGTCAGGCCGAAGATGCGCAACGCCTGGCGCGCTTGTCGGCGCGCATTCTGGATAATTTATGGCATATGCTGGCCCCCGGTGGACGTTTGTTATTAGTCACCTGTTCACTCTGGCCGCAAGAATCAGAGTTGCAGGCGCAAGCCTTTGGCGCGCGCCATGGCGATGCGCAGCGTTTGCCGGCCCCGGGCCAGCTTTTACCCGGCGTGGCGCACCCGGCTGCAACAATCAGCGATCCGGATGGCCTGTTTTATGCGTTGTTTGAAAAAACTGCAGCATAA
- a CDS encoding DUF4390 domain-containing protein, with protein sequence MLRILLPLLLALGLLMQAGAVYAQDGIEVRNARLELAEDGWRLAAAYDLDLNHGLEDALNRGIPLYFTTEVEITRPRWYWLDEKNASAKQTLRISYNVLTRKYAAGVVGNVQQSFNTLEEALLALRRPARWTIAPRASLKMGETYNVSLRIGLDLQLMSKPLQVNALNNSDWRFGSDRKNFSFKAEEK encoded by the coding sequence ATGCTCAGAATTCTCTTGCCTTTGCTGCTGGCGCTTGGCTTGCTGATGCAAGCCGGGGCGGTCTATGCACAAGACGGAATTGAAGTGCGCAATGCGCGCCTGGAATTGGCGGAAGATGGCTGGCGGCTGGCTGCGGCCTATGATCTGGATTTGAATCACGGCCTGGAAGACGCCTTGAACCGTGGCATTCCCCTGTATTTCACAACAGAAGTGGAAATCACCCGCCCGCGCTGGTATTGGCTGGATGAAAAAAACGCCAGCGCCAAACAAACTTTGCGCATCAGCTACAACGTCTTGACGCGCAAATACGCCGCTGGCGTGGTCGGCAATGTGCAGCAAAGTTTCAACACCCTGGAAGAAGCCCTGCTGGCCTTGCGCCGCCCTGCGCGCTGGACTATCGCCCCGCGCGCCAGCCTGAAAATGGGCGAAACCTATAATGTTTCCCTGCGCATCGGCCTGGATTTGCAGCTGATGTCCAAACCTTTACAGGTGAACGCCTTAAATAACAGCGATTGGCGGTTTGGCTCTGATCGCAAAAACTTCAGTTTCAAGGCGGAAGAAAAGTGA
- a CDS encoding ATP-binding protein produces the protein MSRRFRYALVLGGAVLVILLFLLASASENSDFFEKNYPWLLGLNGLVAFVLLCLVSLLLIRLGRRYRQQKFGSRLMLRLVLLFATMGIVPGALIYLVSVQFVSRSIESWFDVRVESAIESGLNLGRAALDTSLSELSTRAHHMALDLADLPLSAQTTTLSRLQEQGQFYEATVFNANGRVLTSVGEKMNLKPEQPSSAMLREARSSRGFAAIETGNEVVDKEAKPGSLRLRVVVALPGSTSTSSLQNEQRYLQLLQHVPGALASNAEALRLASNEYQVRSLGRSGLRKMYLGTLTLTLLLAIVAAIGSAFLIASNFAKPLLLLAQGTRAVADGDFSPRPIVATNDELGTLTKSFNAMTSQLQDARIAVENNRAELERAKAHLESVLANMSAGVMVLDRQFVLLSCNDSVSRILQHDFVQHLGQTLDSIAGLNPFAAEVQKMFIEQSAVADGAGVHWQKQIEIPRQIGDDETDHDITLLTRGSHLPAPAGSGYILVFDDISGLISAERSIAWGEVARRLAHEIKNPLTPIQLSAERLQMKLEDKLMPADVDLLKRATNTIVNQVSAMKRMVDDFRNYAKTPPAVLMPLDLNELVAEVLNLYNAGAEHETVQVNLAPALPLIMGDATQLRQVIHNLLQNAQDALSDLKDGREHFVAIGTEEVRYHATNGEERSAVRLEVRDNGPGFPPNILARAFEPYVTTKARGTGLGLATVKKIVDEHGGRIELQNRHDNDGETEISGARILILLLKLAPQ, from the coding sequence GTGAGCCGGCGTTTCCGATATGCCCTGGTGCTGGGTGGCGCGGTTTTGGTGATTTTGCTGTTTCTGCTCGCATCCGCCTCTGAAAATTCCGATTTCTTTGAAAAAAACTATCCCTGGCTGCTGGGCTTGAATGGCCTGGTCGCCTTCGTCCTGCTGTGCCTGGTCTCGCTGCTGCTGATCCGGCTCGGACGGCGCTACCGCCAGCAAAAATTCGGCTCGCGCCTGATGCTGCGCCTGGTCTTGCTGTTCGCCACCATGGGGATTGTGCCCGGCGCCTTGATTTACCTGGTCTCGGTGCAATTCGTCTCACGCTCGATTGAATCCTGGTTTGATGTGCGGGTGGAGTCAGCGATTGAATCCGGCTTGAATCTGGGCCGCGCCGCGCTGGACACCTCATTATCTGAATTGAGCACGCGCGCCCACCATATGGCGCTCGATCTGGCCGATTTGCCGCTATCCGCCCAAACCACCACCCTCTCGCGCCTGCAGGAACAGGGTCAGTTCTACGAAGCCACCGTATTCAACGCCAATGGGCGCGTATTGACCAGCGTTGGCGAAAAAATGAATTTAAAACCGGAGCAGCCCAGCAGCGCCATGTTGCGTGAGGCGCGCAGCTCGCGCGGCTTTGCCGCGATTGAAACCGGCAATGAAGTGGTGGATAAAGAAGCCAAGCCCGGCAGCCTGCGCTTGCGCGTGGTGGTGGCCCTGCCCGGCTCAACCAGCACCAGCAGCCTGCAAAATGAGCAACGATATCTGCAATTGCTGCAACATGTGCCCGGCGCGCTGGCCTCCAATGCGGAAGCGCTGCGCCTGGCCTCGAATGAATACCAGGTACGCTCACTGGGGCGCAGCGGTTTGCGCAAAATGTACCTGGGCACCCTGACTTTAACCTTATTGCTGGCGATTGTGGCGGCGATCGGCAGCGCGTTTTTAATCGCCAGCAATTTCGCCAAACCGCTGCTGCTGCTGGCGCAGGGCACGCGCGCAGTGGCCGATGGCGACTTTTCCCCGCGCCCGATTGTCGCCACCAATGATGAATTGGGCACCCTGACCAAATCCTTTAACGCCATGACCAGCCAATTGCAGGATGCGCGCATCGCGGTCGAAAACAACCGCGCCGAGCTGGAGCGCGCCAAGGCGCACTTGGAATCCGTGCTGGCGAATATGTCAGCCGGGGTGATGGTGCTGGATCGCCAATTTGTTCTGCTCAGCTGCAATGATTCAGTGTCGCGCATTTTGCAGCATGATTTTGTGCAGCATCTGGGCCAAACCCTGGACAGCATCGCCGGCCTGAATCCCTTTGCCGCAGAAGTGCAAAAAATGTTTATCGAGCAAAGCGCCGTGGCCGACGGGGCCGGGGTGCACTGGCAAAAGCAAATCGAGATTCCGCGCCAGATCGGCGACGACGAAACCGACCACGACATCACCCTGCTGACGCGCGGCTCACATTTGCCGGCCCCGGCAGGCTCGGGCTATATCCTGGTGTTTGACGATATTTCCGGCCTGATTTCAGCGGAACGCTCGATCGCCTGGGGCGAAGTGGCGCGCCGGCTCGCGCATGAAATCAAAAATCCGCTGACCCCGATTCAATTGTCGGCAGAACGCTTGCAAATGAAGCTGGAAGACAAGCTGATGCCGGCGGATGTCGATCTGCTCAAACGCGCCACGAATACCATTGTGAATCAGGTTTCCGCCATGAAACGGATGGTGGACGATTTCCGCAATTACGCCAAAACCCCGCCCGCCGTACTCATGCCGCTGGATTTGAACGAATTGGTGGCCGAAGTGCTGAATCTGTATAACGCCGGCGCCGAGCATGAGACCGTGCAAGTGAATCTGGCCCCGGCTTTGCCGCTGATCATGGGCGATGCGACCCAATTGCGGCAAGTTATCCATAATTTGCTGCAAAATGCGCAAGACGCCTTGAGCGATCTGAAAGACGGGCGGGAACATTTTGTCGCCATCGGCACCGAGGAAGTGCGCTACCACGCCACCAATGGCGAAGAGCGCAGCGCGGTGCGGCTGGAGGTGCGCGACAATGGCCCGGGCTTTCCGCCAAACATCCTGGCGCGCGCATTTGAGCCGTATGTCACCACCAAGGCGCGCGGCACCGGACTGGGCTTGGCCACAGTGAAAAAAATCGTGGATGAGCATGGCGGCCGCATCGAATTGCAGAACCGTCATGATAATGATGGAGAAACAGAAATCAGCGGCGCAAGAATCCTGATACTGCTGTTAAAATTGGCGCCGCAGTAA
- a CDS encoding response regulator: MANILVVDDEMGIRELLSEILSDEGHAIQTAENAQQARDIRAQGAPDLVLLDIWMPDTDGVTLLKEWQRDGLLTMPVIMMSGHATIDTAVEATRIGALNFLEKPISMQKLLKAVQQGLTKAAENRPANPRPAAQFGPEVIHGNYVPNGMLRGANLADLHQISLSFDLPLREARDAFERKYFEHHLQREGGSMTRVAEKTGLERTHLYRKLKQLGVEPGKLAKKVAT, translated from the coding sequence ATGGCAAACATTCTGGTCGTTGATGATGAAATGGGTATTCGTGAATTGCTCTCGGAAATCTTGAGCGATGAAGGCCATGCGATTCAAACCGCCGAAAATGCGCAGCAGGCGCGCGATATCCGTGCGCAAGGCGCACCCGACCTGGTCTTATTGGACATCTGGATGCCAGATACCGATGGCGTGACACTGTTAAAAGAATGGCAGCGCGATGGCTTGCTGACCATGCCGGTGATCATGATGTCAGGCCACGCCACCATCGACACTGCGGTGGAAGCGACCCGCATCGGCGCCTTGAATTTCCTGGAAAAGCCGATTTCCATGCAAAAACTGCTCAAGGCAGTGCAGCAAGGCTTGACCAAGGCAGCGGAAAACCGCCCCGCCAATCCACGTCCGGCGGCGCAATTCGGCCCGGAAGTAATCCACGGCAATTATGTTCCCAACGGCATGCTGCGCGGCGCCAATCTGGCCGATCTGCATCAAATCAGCCTGTCTTTCGACCTGCCTTTGCGCGAAGCGCGCGATGCTTTCGAGCGCAAGTATTTTGAGCACCATTTGCAGCGTGAAGGCGGCAGTATGACGCGGGTTGCTGAAAAAACCGGCTTGGAACGCACCCACTTGTACCGCAAACTCAAGCAACTCGGGGTGGAGCCTGGCAAACTGGCGAAGAAAGTCGCCACCTGA
- a CDS encoding GTPase, which translates to MPHPTPIPLWLCAAADSAQLESRLLAFFTAAPSPSALMIEGWPGPQAHLLAELPHLQIVRLAPACLCCAGNLSMRVQLNRLLRSRQPLARLVLALSDPGHLPQLAAQLQEAQYTKWLAPPQML; encoded by the coding sequence TTGCCGCATCCCACCCCTATTCCACTCTGGCTGTGCGCCGCCGCTGACAGCGCACAGCTGGAATCGCGCCTGCTGGCTTTTTTCACCGCCGCGCCATCGCCCTCGGCCCTCATGATTGAAGGCTGGCCCGGGCCACAAGCCCATCTGCTGGCTGAACTGCCGCATCTGCAAATCGTGCGCTTGGCCCCGGCCTGTCTGTGCTGCGCCGGCAATCTGAGCATGCGGGTGCAACTCAATCGCCTCTTGCGCAGCCGCCAACCCTTGGCGCGCCTGGTGCTGGCGCTGTCAGATCCCGGCCATTTACCGCAGTTGGCGGCCCAGCTGCAGGAGGCGCAATATACAAAGTGGTTAGCGCCGCCGCAAATGTTGTAA
- a CDS encoding class II glutamine amidotransferase — MCQLLGMNCNNPTDIVFSFCGLLPRSGKTDHHGDGWGIAFFEGAGVRHFVDRDPAMSSPLADFVKSWPIKSQNVIAHIRKATQGEVTLENCHPFVRELWGRYWVFAHNGCLKDFQPVFDGPYRPVGTTDSERAFCLLLQNLRREFADTRPAPAVLSAFLRAQCAQLAQFGAFNMMLSDGQSLYVHCSTNLHYIVRRHPFSRAQLADEDLQIDFAAVTQESDQVAVIATTPLTRDEIWCQMSPGQFLQFVDGAPVMLPAADSNFPGETHV; from the coding sequence ATGTGTCAATTGCTTGGCATGAATTGCAATAACCCGACTGACATCGTGTTCAGCTTTTGCGGCTTGCTGCCGCGTTCAGGCAAAACCGACCACCATGGCGATGGCTGGGGCATTGCATTTTTTGAAGGGGCCGGCGTGCGTCATTTTGTTGACCGCGATCCCGCCATGTCTTCGCCCTTGGCGGATTTTGTCAAAAGCTGGCCGATCAAATCGCAAAACGTGATTGCCCACATCCGCAAAGCCACCCAGGGCGAAGTAACGCTGGAAAATTGCCATCCTTTTGTGCGCGAGTTGTGGGGACGGTATTGGGTGTTTGCGCACAATGGCTGCTTAAAAGATTTTCAGCCGGTATTTGACGGGCCATACCGCCCGGTCGGCACAACCGACAGCGAACGCGCGTTTTGCCTGCTGCTGCAAAACCTGCGTCGCGAGTTTGCCGACACCCGCCCGGCGCCTGCGGTGTTAAGCGCGTTTTTACGCGCACAATGCGCACAGTTAGCGCAATTTGGCGCTTTTAATATGATGCTCTCGGATGGCCAGTCGCTATATGTGCACTGTTCCACCAATTTGCATTACATCGTGCGCCGCCATCCTTTCAGCCGCGCCCAGTTGGCCGATGAAGATTTGCAAATCGATTTCGCCGCAGTGACGCAGGAAAGCGATCAGGTGGCAGTGATCGCAACCACGCCTTTGACCCGTGATGAAATCTGGTGTCAAATGTCGCCCGGTCAGTTTTTGCAATTTGTAGATGGGGCCCCGGTCATGTTACCGGCGGCTGATTCCAATTTTCCCGGGGAAACTCATGTTTGA
- a CDS encoding BMP family ABC transporter substrate-binding protein, whose product MFDAFKLSALAVLASLSLAACGDKNTAPASTSAAAASASAPASAAAGAPLKVGFVYIGPVGSAGWTYAHDLGRKEVEEKFGAQVKTTFVESIPEGADAERVFRDLADNGHKLIFGTTFGYMEAMQKTAKAFPDVKFEHATGYKTAPNMNFYDSRTYEGAYLAGVIAGKMTKSKKLGVVASIPIPEVIRNINAFTLGAQSVNPAISTRAVWVNKWFDPGKEREAALTLIGQGVDVLIQNTDSPAPIQAAEEKGVFAFGWDSDMSKFGPRAHLASAVINWGPYYKKTVGDVLAGTWQPGKVWWGLKEGAVGLVSFNAALPADLKQLVEQKSTEIKSDKLHPFQGPLQDQSGAEKVAAGKQMNDEELRAMNWYVKGVEGAIPK is encoded by the coding sequence ATGTTTGATGCTTTCAAATTGTCCGCGCTGGCCGTGCTGGCCAGCCTGAGTCTGGCCGCATGCGGCGATAAAAACACTGCGCCGGCTTCGACCTCCGCTGCAGCCGCCAGCGCAAGCGCACCGGCCAGCGCCGCCGCCGGCGCTCCGCTCAAAGTCGGCTTTGTGTATATCGGCCCGGTTGGCAGCGCAGGTTGGACCTATGCCCACGATCTCGGGCGCAAAGAAGTCGAAGAGAAGTTCGGCGCACAAGTCAAAACCACTTTTGTCGAAAGCATTCCCGAAGGCGCGGATGCCGAGCGCGTGTTCCGCGATCTGGCCGACAATGGCCACAAGCTGATTTTCGGCACGACTTTCGGCTATATGGAAGCGATGCAAAAAACCGCGAAAGCCTTCCCGGATGTTAAATTCGAGCACGCCACCGGTTATAAAACTGCGCCGAATATGAATTTCTACGATTCGCGCACCTATGAAGGCGCGTATCTGGCCGGGGTGATCGCCGGCAAAATGACCAAGAGCAAGAAACTCGGCGTGGTGGCCTCGATCCCGATTCCTGAAGTGATCCGCAACATCAATGCCTTCACCCTGGGCGCGCAAAGCGTGAATCCGGCCATCAGCACGCGCGCAGTGTGGGTAAATAAATGGTTTGATCCGGGCAAAGAGCGTGAAGCCGCGCTGACCCTGATCGGCCAGGGTGTGGATGTGCTGATTCAAAACACCGATTCGCCGGCGCCGATTCAAGCGGCGGAAGAAAAAGGCGTGTTTGCCTTTGGCTGGGACTCGGACATGTCGAAATTCGGCCCGCGCGCGCACCTGGCCTCAGCCGTAATCAACTGGGGGCCCTATTATAAGAAGACGGTTGGCGATGTGCTGGCCGGCACATGGCAGCCCGGCAAAGTCTGGTGGGGCTTGAAAGAAGGCGCGGTCGGCCTGGTCTCTTTCAATGCCGCCCTGCCGGCAGATCTGAAACAATTGGTCGAACAAAAGAGCACTGAGATCAAGAGCGACAAACTGCACCCCTTCCAAGGCCCGCTGCAAGATCAAAGCGGCGCGGAAAAAGTCGCCGCCGGCAAGCAAATGAACGACGAAGAATTGCGCGCCATGAATTGGTATGTGAAAGGCGTGGAAGGGGCGATTCCGAAGTAA
- a CDS encoding MoxR family ATPase, protein MSSSPEFVAARLCWDQLYQRLNQVILGQPLTLRKLLAALAAGGHVLLEDVPGTGKTTLAKALAAAIGADFKRVQFTPDLLPADILGMSIFEAAKQQFEFHPGPIFTQILLADEINRATPRTQSALLEAMAENQVSLDGRQYQMDALFFVVATQNPVEFRGAYPLPEAQMDRFALKLALGYLDAQSETAMVEARHAGEAWSVLPPCVTREQMLGLRQAVQQVHIAPELTRYAVELVRATRTMPEIRLGAGPRASLALVRCAKALALGSGSDFVTPDHVQALACDVLAHRLVLSTEAKYSGADASALVTRILHETPIPV, encoded by the coding sequence ATGTCCAGCTCCCCTGAATTTGTCGCCGCCCGCCTCTGCTGGGATCAGTTATATCAGCGCTTGAATCAAGTCATTCTCGGACAGCCGCTTACCTTGCGCAAATTGCTGGCGGCGCTGGCGGCTGGCGGGCATGTTTTGCTGGAGGATGTGCCCGGCACCGGCAAGACCACGCTGGCCAAGGCGCTGGCGGCGGCGATCGGGGCCGATTTCAAGCGCGTCCAGTTCACGCCCGATCTGTTGCCGGCGGATATTCTCGGGATGTCGATTTTTGAGGCGGCCAAACAACAATTTGAATTCCACCCCGGCCCTATTTTCACGCAAATCCTGCTGGCCGATGAAATCAACCGCGCCACCCCGCGCACCCAGTCCGCCTTGCTGGAAGCGATGGCGGAAAACCAGGTCAGCCTGGATGGGCGGCAATATCAAATGGATGCGCTGTTTTTTGTGGTGGCGACGCAAAATCCGGTCGAGTTCCGTGGCGCGTACCCGCTGCCGGAAGCGCAAATGGACCGTTTTGCCCTCAAATTGGCGCTGGGTTATCTGGATGCGCAAAGCGAAACCGCGATGGTCGAAGCGCGCCATGCCGGCGAAGCCTGGAGCGTCTTGCCGCCTTGCGTCACACGCGAACAAATGCTGGGTTTGCGCCAGGCCGTGCAACAGGTGCATATTGCGCCCGAACTCACGCGCTATGCGGTGGAACTGGTGCGCGCCACCCGCACCATGCCCGAAATCCGGCTCGGCGCCGGGCCGCGCGCCAGTCTGGCCCTGGTGCGCTGCGCCAAGGCGCTGGCGCTGGGCAGCGGCAGTGATTTTGTCACGCCCGACCATGTGCAAGCGCTGGCCTGCGATGTGCTGGCGCACCGATTGGTGCTCAGTACCGAAGCGAAATACAGCGGGGCCGATGCGAGCGCCCTGGTGACGCGGATTTTGCATGAAACTCCGATCCCTGTTTAG
- a CDS encoding DUF58 domain-containing protein, which produces MKLRSLFRRRLLRHFSLLSGFQHKVRLRFTRSGMLLLGAALTCAVLGVNTRQVLIYQLFALCVGLLFCAWLWTLRWPWRKALSEQLQVQRHFPAQASVGHLAHFHYDIHWRGAHTLHDVRLLEQCHDPRPSPAQYAHAIEPGAERRNWFDRVIGYYRWAWLVRMNRIADIAEVHLPPLAPGASLSLDHTFIPFARGHLVLVGVWLAQTDPLGLMRRLYFLELRSECQVWPAPLLQALPALPQSRRAQADSSHGLTGDGEEFSGLRDYRAGDSLRMVHWKSFARLGRPVVKEFESEFSTRFLLVADSVAAPAGVLFEHAISLAAGAILQFDVERDLLDLLYIEQHCALACAGPGAMSRQALLHILSGLRASRAPLLPMLNAMLMSRAAGYSACLYIAQSWDEERRHMLHRLQRQGLSLHVWLVSAQAPSDLPAWVSWRPCEPLEAA; this is translated from the coding sequence ATGAAACTCCGATCCCTGTTTAGGCGCCGCCTGCTGCGTCATTTTTCCCTGCTGTCCGGCTTTCAGCACAAAGTCCGGCTGCGCTTCACGCGCAGCGGCATGCTGCTGCTGGGGGCCGCGCTGACGTGCGCAGTGCTGGGCGTGAATACGCGTCAAGTCTTGATTTATCAATTGTTTGCTTTGTGCGTCGGCCTGCTGTTCTGCGCCTGGCTGTGGACTTTGCGCTGGCCCTGGCGCAAAGCGCTGTCTGAACAATTGCAGGTGCAACGCCACTTTCCGGCGCAAGCCAGCGTCGGCCATCTGGCCCATTTTCATTACGACATCCACTGGCGCGGCGCGCATACCCTGCATGATGTGCGCCTGCTGGAACAATGCCACGATCCGCGCCCCAGTCCGGCCCAATATGCGCATGCGATTGAGCCGGGCGCAGAGCGGCGCAACTGGTTTGACCGCGTGATCGGCTATTACCGCTGGGCTTGGCTGGTGCGCATGAACCGCATCGCCGATATCGCCGAAGTGCATCTGCCGCCGCTGGCCCCTGGCGCCAGTTTGTCGCTGGACCATACCTTTATCCCCTTTGCGCGCGGCCATTTGGTGCTGGTCGGGGTCTGGCTGGCGCAAACCGATCCGCTGGGATTGATGCGGCGCCTGTATTTTCTGGAATTGCGCAGCGAATGCCAGGTGTGGCCGGCGCCGCTGCTGCAAGCGCTGCCGGCGCTGCCGCAATCACGCCGCGCGCAAGCCGACAGCAGCCACGGCCTGACCGGCGATGGCGAAGAATTCAGCGGACTGCGCGACTACCGTGCCGGCGACAGCCTGCGCATGGTGCACTGGAAAAGTTTCGCCCGCCTCGGGCGCCCGGTGGTGAAAGAATTTGAGAGCGAATTCAGCACCCGCTTTCTGCTGGTGGCGGATAGTGTGGCGGCCCCTGCCGGCGTACTGTTTGAGCACGCCATCAGCCTGGCCGCCGGCGCCATCTTGCAATTTGATGTGGAGCGCGATTTGCTCGATTTGCTGTATATCGAGCAGCACTGCGCGCTGGCCTGCGCCGGGCCGGGGGCGATGTCGCGCCAGGCGCTGTTGCACATTCTGTCCGGCTTGCGCGCCAGCCGCGCGCCGCTGCTGCCGATGCTCAACGCCATGCTGATGTCGCGCGCCGCCGGCTACAGCGCCTGCCTGTATATCGCGCAAAGCTGGGATGAGGAAAGACGCCATATGCTGCACCGCCTGCAGCGCCAGGGTTTGTCCCTGCATGTGTGGCTGGTCAGCGCGCAGGCGCCGTCCGATTTGCCGGCCTGGGTCAGCTGGCGTCCCTGCGAACCGCTGGAGGCGGCATGA